A stretch of the Theileria equi strain WA chromosome 1, complete sequence genome encodes the following:
- a CDS encoding hypothetical protein (encoded by transcript BEWA_026130A): MAEDKGVTIKLKENRKAKDGTYGYAAGGDRTIYVTRDEEPPGSNFTRYTHKDENSQPFRLLAVKDDDHRDSVITGSGMDKVTSVSAYYWRHEDSKDGKPSKVLMVGVTTTGNTTKYYGNRKSADGNNEWTRLHGGSQPNLINNDLERTLDDLVCLHYSAVIVDLSKSVSMSGNKPYCCRCDKHSVTERRITVQGLKVPVGYPQIEYFKHTIIGSHKLARIRYYFNDGSSDVNYTNDHKKRRRIKLTKHEFPLPNVRSVSAFYCSNNPVLIYVEGGSPQTVNRWFKKPASNSNTDEEWTQVLDDLQNIAPENITDCDKFNRLKGVLSCAKAAVCKEPPGTKVSFAPPPPPQHGGAAGPTGPSGDKGDAGPKGESEQKPGSSGTLDPEHLGQNGVQREEVPAAYLSDQVPDTESETKILLQGTPVAQMAEDAIDGERLKHIIVTPGRDGDPTPVSASGSGLPGPTASIESPRDAPQQLTEKGTHTVHSGSGNSGNSPGELGSIGSTNPYGEAEISQLQTDSGTALLLKYPGELKVALLSASSGFSSTEEEQRELSRAEKALQEKGRSRSPSPKIKSRKGSQDQSLEQKEKTLKEKEPEEIPPKTPPPAIPSHKGLEDDPGSQEEDELRNKKVDQEKLGPGKPKEVKTLETKEQEYKEQIEEAEKVKTKEGENDTSHSGGIPLESQPSAGSPPGPAAKATLSTSDTPQSNTLSPGQANPQSPGEQTQPEEPPATPKASRFGAELATAGLGIWAISGISSGTLTGAGGLTGFGWWAFKRSKGDPWVRQVYLMDGNMLIILSMHRFTCGLLFPREHHSSTLTILLTPVGTLRGRERYIKC; this comes from the coding sequence ATGGCAGAAGATAAAGGGGTAACGATTAAACTTAAAGAAAACCGAAAGGCAAAAGATGGTACTTATGGATATGCTGCCGGAGGTGATAGGACTATTTATGTCACAAGAGATGAAGAACCACCTGGATCTAACTTTACCAGGTATACTCacaaagatgaaaatagCCAGCCATTCAGACTACTAGCagttaaagatgatgatcACAGGGATAGCGTAATCACAGGATCTGGTATGGATAAGGTGACTTCTGTTTCTGCCTACTACTGGAGACATGAGGATTCTAAGGATGGGAAGCCTAGTAAGGTTCTCATGGTGGGAGTTACCACCACTGGCAATACAACTAAGTATTATGGCAATAGAAAGAGTGCTGATGGTAATAATGAGTGGACTAGACTTCACGGAGGTTCTCAACCTAATTTAATCAATAATGATCTTGAAAGAACACTAGATGATCTAGTTTGTCTACATTACAGTGCAGTTATAGTAGATCTTAGTAAGAGTGTATCCATGAGTGGTAATAAGCCATATTGTTGCCGTTGTGATAAGCATAGTGTGACAGAAAGGAGGATCACCGTTCAAGGGCTTAAAGTTCCAGTTGGTTATCCTCAGATCGAATACTTCAAACACACAATTATCGGTAGTCATAAACTTGCAAGGATAAGGTACTATTTCAATGATGGCAGTAGTGATGTTAATTATACTAATGATCATAAGAaaagaagacgtataaaaCTTACTAAACATGAATTTCCTCTTCCTAATGTAAGAAGTGTCTCTGCATTTTACTGTAGCAACAATCCAGTGCTTATATATGTTGAAGGTGGAAGCCCCCAGACAGTTAATAGATGGTTTAAAAAACCTGCTAGTAACAGTAATACAGATGAAGAGTGGACACAAGTCCTTGATGACCTCCAAAATATAGCGCCAGAAAACATTACCGACTGTGACAAATTTAACAGACTTAAAGGTGTACTAAGTTGTGCAAAAGCTGCAGTATGTAAAGAGCCTCCTGGAACGAAAGTATCCTTTGCACCTCCTCCTCCTCCTCAACATGGAGGTGCTGCTGGACCTACAGGGCCTTCCGGTGATAAAGGAGATGCTGGACCTAAAGGTGAATCTGAACAAAAACCTGGTTCTAGTGGTACTCTTGATCCAGaacatcttggacagaatggagttcaacgtgaggaagtCCCAGCTGCTtacttatctgaccaggttcctgatacagagtctgagactaagattcttctacaaggtactcctgtggctcaaatggctgaagatgctattgATGGTGAAAGACTAAAACATATTATTGTTACTCCTGGTAGAGATGGTGATCCTACTCCTGTATCTGCTAGTGGATCTGGTCTTCCTGGACCTACTGCTTCTATTGAATCTCCTAGAGATGCTCCTCAACAACTCACTGAGAAGGGTACTCATACTGTTCATAGTGGAAGTGGTAATTCTGGAAATAGTCCTGGAGAATTAGGTTCTATTGGTAGTACTAATCCATATGGTGAAGCAGAGATATCTCAATTACAAACAGATTCTGGCACTGCTCTACTTCTTAAATATCCTGGTGAACTAAAGGTTGCTCTTCTATCTGCTTCTTCTGGATTCTCATCTACAGAAGAAGAACAACGAGAACTATCACGTGCTGAAAAAGCTCTTCAAGAGAAGGGGAGATCTAGAAGCCCGAGTCcaaaaataaaatctcGCAAAGGTTCCCAAGATCAGAGCCTTGAGCAGAAGGAAAAAACCTTAAAAGAAAAGGAGCCAGAGGAAATACCTCCAAAAACTCCTCCACCAGCAATTCCATCACATAAAGGACTAGAAGATGATCCAGGTTcccaagaagaagatgaactTAGAAATAAAAAGGTCGATCAAGAGAAACTAGGGCCAGGTAAACCTAAAGAGGTTAAAACTCTAGAAACAAAGGAGCAGGAATATAAGGAGCAAATAGAAGAAGCTGAAAAGGTTAAAACTAAGGAAGGAGAGAACGATACTAGTCATAGTGGCGGAATTCCTCTTGAATCTCAACCTTCTGCTGGATCTCCTCCTGGACCTGCCGCTAAAGCTACTCTCTCTACTTCTGATACTCCTCAATCTAATACTCTCTCACCTGGCCAAGCTAATCCTCAATCTCCTGGTGAACAAACTCAACCTGAAGAACCTCCTGCTACTCCTAAAGCTTCTAGATTTGGTGCTGAACTTGCTACTGCCGGTCTTGGCATATGGGCTATCTCTGGAATATCCTCTGGCACTCTTaccggagctggtggtcttactggatttggttggtgggcatttaaacgttctaaaggagatccttgggttagacaagTATATCTTATGGATGGTAACATGCTCATTatattgagtatgcatagGTTCACTTGTGGACTTTTGTTCCCTAGGGAACATCATTCATCTACACTAACCATTCTACTCACACCAGTTGGGACATTaagaggaagagagagGTACATAAAATGTTAG
- a CDS encoding hypothetical protein (encoded by transcript BEWA_026140A), translating to MSQEKQVCIDTGKTDAGGRYRDQCGNTITVKKVESPSGLNGYKRYTHTLTVGHSVGGIYHNGVQQSGIDVSGGGYYEKNVTVYYLGYDESNLVPLIVGLAKTWLPNEYYYYKRRYPLETTSQWNQEDYDVKQESDLSTKLPEIIKDLNTVVVLNLSQTQGRSYYANGDISPPQANLTFQIEVTGPSTEYAIYRKYTHKPSGGIDAMRLISTKTAFTNIPFEDPRIYTTECTLAYVYYWSLDGGHTSPLLLELTSSDKSSIYYTLSDGKRWIKQNGIRQRWKNTDLQSVLDRENCGKNGAHQIDISRKSNLAFRNTSYYCPCCDYKQIGLSTHGTDYSYYFHNLYRGFFSRFKNGRTEQSGITFPGIISNVYVYWYPKGSEGIPILINIQGSSHWFERTSIDSSTWRPVSNNKPNNTFDKRKILELLKDILPTVTIDIGKISISTGGESGTYRDPSGGGGNETIQFKKQKIGSDYVSLTNSVETKGGFIVNLQHNGSPLPGVKPNLVVKNVTAYYSGTGLSPDNLLTVGFETRGTGSRKNYVYYSRETKTSIWKPDLQKNTKSGAPPSTTQLREIKEKLESEQSQKSKDSGSNVGTIVGGVFGSLTSGTAVGLGIWKGTALLSALKTLL from the coding sequence atgtCCCAAGAGAAGCAAGTATGCATTGACACTGGTAAAACAGATGCTGGCGGAAGATATAGGGATCAGTGTGGTAATACCATAACTGTTAAGAAGGTAGAATCACCTTCAGGTCTTAATGGTTACAAGAGATACACTCACACACTTACCGTAGGGCATTCTGTTGGTGGAATATATCACAATGGAGTGCAACAAAGTGGTATAGACGTAAGTGGTGGAGGTTACTATGAAAAAAATGTAACAGTATACTATCTAGGGTATGATGAGAGTAACCTAGTACCATTAATAGTGGGACTTGCGAAGACCTGGCTCCCAAATGAGTATTACTACTACAAAAGAAGATACCCTCTTGAGACTACTAGTCAATGGAACCAAGAAGATTACGATGTTAAGCAAGAAAGTGACCTCTCTACAAAGCTCCCAGAAATCATCAAGGATCTAAATACGGTTGTTGTACTAAATCTCAGTCaaactcaaggaagaagctACTATGCTAATGGTGACATTAGCCCACCTCAAGCAAATTtaacttttcaaattgAAGTCACAGGGCCTTCTACGGAATATGCAATCTACAGGAAGTACACTCACAAACCATCTGGAGGAATAGATGCTATGAGACTCATTTCTACCAAAACCGCTTTTACaaacataccatttgaAGATCCTAGGATATATACCACAGAATGCACACTTGCCTATGTCTATTACTGGTCGTTAGACGGTGGTCATACTAGTCCCTTGTTACTGGAACTTACATCATCTGATAAATCTTCCATCTACTACACACTTTCTGATGGAAAAAGGTGGATTAAACAGAACGGTATAAGACAAAGATGGAAGAATACTGATCTACAAAGTGTGCTTGATAGGGAAAACTGTGGAAAGAATGGAGCTCACCAGATTGACATTTCACGGAAGAGTAATTTAGCCTTTAGAAACACTTCTTACTACTGTCCCTGTTGTGATTATAAGCAGATTGGACTTTCTACCCATGGTACAGACTATTCCTATTACTTCCATAATCTTTATCGTGGCTTTTTCTCGAGAttcaagaatggaagaacaGAACAGTCAGGAATAACATTCCCAGGTATAATATCGAATGTTTACGTTTACTGGTATCCAAAAGGATCTGAAGGAATCCCAATCCTGATTAACATACAAGGATCATCACATTGGTTTGAGAGGACCTCTATTGACTCTAGTACCTGGCGACCTGTATCTAATAATAAACCAAATAATACATTTGATAAGAGAAAGATACTGGAGCTTCTAAAGGATATACTGCCAACCGTTACTATAGACATTGGAAAAATTAGCATTAGTACTGGTGGAGAATCTGGTACATATAGAGATCCTTCTGGAGGAGGGGGTAATGAAACTATTCAATttaaaaaacaaaaaataGGTAGTGATTACGTTAGTTTGACTAATTCCGTAGAGACTAAAGGGGGTTTCATAGTCAATTTACAGCACAACGGTTCCCCTCTCCCCGGAGTAAAGCCTAATTTAGttgttaaaaatgtaaCAGCTTACTACTCTGGAACAGGTCTTTCCCCTGACAACCTGCTAACGGTTGGCTTTGAGACGAGAGGTACTGGTTCTCGGAAAAACTATGTGTATTATAGTAGAGAAACTAAGACATCTATATGGAAACCGGATTTACAGAAGAATACTAAATCAGGTGCTCCTCCTAGTACTACTCAACTTAGGGAGATAAAGGAGAAACTTGAGTCTGAGCAAAGTCAAAAATCTAAAGATAGTGGATCTAACGTCGGTAC